The Sporosarcina luteola genome contains a region encoding:
- a CDS encoding SRPBCC family protein, with product MADLALDFQFKSPVNKVWDALTNSETLAKWVMENNFKPIVGYKCQFRNEAIGLVVESEVLVVDEPNKLSYTWVGGPINTIVTWTLKQEGETTHLHLEHTGFEEENQAAFNGAKYGWSSMVDKLSKLLGEM from the coding sequence ATGGCTGATTTAGCATTAGATTTTCAATTCAAGAGTCCCGTTAATAAAGTATGGGATGCCTTAACGAATTCAGAAACACTTGCAAAATGGGTAATGGAAAATAATTTCAAACCGATCGTAGGATACAAATGTCAGTTTCGTAATGAGGCAATCGGTTTAGTTGTAGAGAGTGAAGTATTGGTAGTGGACGAGCCTAACAAGTTATCGTACACATGGGTCGGTGGGCCGATAAATACAATCGTCACATGGACGTTAAAGCAAGAGGGTGAAACTACACACTTACATCTTGAACATACCGGTTTTGAAGAAGAAAACCAGGCGGCATTCAATGGCGCGAAATATGGTTGGTCAAGTATGGTGGACAAGTTGAGTAAACTGTTAGGAGAAATGTAA
- a CDS encoding FAD-dependent oxidoreductase codes for MGFFQDAIAIFKKRDLVFIKSYKESENVYTFLFEKEKDVTWKAGQHGLFTITHKKIKNGTRPISLASAPSEDVVQLTLGINDTPSEFKKAMLELQPGMKIRMSGPVGSFYLKDDSPTILIAGGIGITPFRSMLKQIEAEGNGVGKQIHLLYIDSKGSFVYKDELDKIADNTSVTVTYLDSRNDLQQEISKLSGLYLNNGTYYIAGPKTMVETLSGHLQGNSISKKSIKKDVFFGY; via the coding sequence ATGGGCTTTTTTCAAGACGCAATAGCGATATTTAAAAAGAGGGATTTAGTATTCATTAAGAGCTACAAGGAATCAGAAAATGTGTATACGTTCCTATTTGAAAAAGAGAAGGATGTAACGTGGAAAGCAGGACAACATGGTTTGTTTACAATTACTCATAAGAAAATAAAAAATGGAACACGGCCAATTAGTCTGGCATCTGCTCCCTCGGAAGATGTTGTTCAACTAACACTTGGTATTAATGATACGCCGAGTGAGTTCAAGAAGGCGATGTTAGAGCTGCAACCGGGCATGAAAATAAGGATGAGTGGGCCAGTAGGGTCGTTTTATTTAAAAGATGACAGTCCTACCATCCTAATCGCAGGTGGAATTGGGATTACACCATTTCGGTCGATGCTGAAACAGATCGAGGCGGAAGGGAATGGAGTCGGAAAACAAATACACCTACTTTATATTGATAGCAAAGGGTCATTTGTCTATAAAGATGAACTCGATAAAATTGCTGACAATACTTCGGTAACTGTAACTTACCTTGATTCGAGGAATGATTTACAACAAGAGATAAGCAAGCTGTCCGGCTTATATCTGAACAATGGTACCTACTATATTGCAGGACCTAAGACAATGGTGGAAACTCTCTCCGGTCACTTGCAAGGCAATTCTATATCGAAAAAGAGCATTAAAAAGGATGTCTTTTTTGGGTACTAA